The following coding sequences lie in one Arabidopsis thaliana chromosome 3, partial sequence genomic window:
- a CDS encoding tyrosine phosphatase, whose protein sequence is MCSYCKKHNASLFLIHMMVELKVLDLLEDACESLLDSIITEK, encoded by the exons ATGTGTTCGTATTGCAAGAAACACAATGCAAGTTTGTTCCTGATCCATATGATGGTGGAGCTCAAG GTACTGGACTTGCTAGAAGATGCTTGTGAGTCTTTGCTGGACAGTATTATAACAGAAAAATGA